Sequence from the Thermococcus nautili genome:
CCTCGCCCTTATGAGGGCGTAGAGGCACTCCTGTAGGGCCGCATCGTAGTTCTCTTCCTCCTCAAAGATTTCCTCAAAGCTGAGGTGGGCCTCGACGAGAAGCTCGTTGTCGTTGAGAACCTTCGGCAGGACGCCGGCTATTATGGCCTTGCCCTTGTAGGTGTCGCCGGCCTCGAAGGTTATGTAGCCCCTGTGAATCTCAATCCTGAGGAGTTCCCTCTCGTCGCCGAGCTCCCTGTAGAGCTCCTCCGCCTTCTCGATTAGCTCGAGGGCCTTCTCGTACTCTTGGAGCTCCTCGTGAATCATGGCCATGCTGTAGTATATCCTCGCGGCGTGCTCGATGTTGCCTTTGGCGACCTCCTCTTCAAGGAGCGCCCTGAACAGCTCAAGGCTCTTTTCAAGTTCTCCGATGAGGTAGTAGAGGTCAGCCAGGTGGAACTTCAGCTCGAAGTCGTCGCTCTCCTTCGCGAGCTTCTCGAACTCCGAAATCTTGTCCTCGTTGAGTATCTCGTGGTAGTAGTAGAGCACGAGCTTGTAGAGCTCCCAGTCCTTGCACTCCTTCGCAAGTTTTTCGGCCTTCTCGAGGACCTCCTTAAGCTCCTCGTCGCTCAGGTCGTCCACCTTGTAGTAGAGAACCCTCCTGAGCTTTTCGCAGTTCTTCTCCTCGATGGCCTTCATAATCTCCTCCATGCTTTCACCCAGGTTTTCTAACGCGCCGATGTATTTAATTCTTTGGCTACCTTTTTAACCCCTCCGCGAGAGCTATGGACATGCTTCAGGTGATTTTTCTCGGCACCGGCGGGATAATGCCGACGCGTGAGAGGAACGTTCCAGCGGTGGCGCTCCGCTACAAGGGCGAGGTTATACTCTTCGACGTCGGCGAGGGCACGATAAGGCAGATGAACACCGCGAAGCTCAGTCCGATGAAGGTCGAGAAGATTTTCATCACCCACTTCCACGGCGACCACTACCTCGGGCTCGGCGGGTTGATTCAGACGATGAACCTCTGGAACCGGGAAAAGCCCCTCCACATCTACGGGCCGAAGTACACCTTCGAGTTCGTGCAGAACTTCATTAACAGCGGTTTCTTCAGGCCGGTTTTTGATATACACGTCCACGAGCTCGGTGAAACGAGGCTTAAGTTCGGGGACTACGAAATCTGGAGCTTCAAGGTCGAGCACGGGATTCCTGCTCTGGGATACGTCTTCAAGGAGAAGGACAAGCGAGGAAAGTTCCTGCCCGAGAAGCTTAAGCAGTACGGCCTCAAGCCCGGGCCGATGCTCGGAAAGCTTGAGAGGGAAGGCCAAATTGAGTGGAACGGCCGGATAATCCGCCTCGAAGACGTTACCGGACCGAGGAGGCGGGGGGTTAAGATAGTCTACACCGGCGACACCGAGCCAGCCGAGAGAGTGAGGCTCTTCTCAGAGAGGGCCGATTTGCTGATTCACGACGCCACTTACCTCAGCGATGAGGATAGGGGAGATAGCTACCACTCCACAGTTAAGGAGGCCTGTGAGACCGCGAAGAGCTCGAAGGTCAAGCTACTCGCCCTATTCCACAGGGCTTTCCGCTACACCTACGACGAATACCTGAGAGAGGCATCGAAGATATGCCGGGAATTCGGCGTGAACTTCGTCGTTCCGAGGGACTTCGACGTTTTAACGTACAAATCTGGCGAGTGGCAACTCCAGAGCCTTCTGGAGGGAGGAAGATGAACTACCTTCGCTACGTTAAGCTAATAGGCACGATGCACGTCTCGCCGAGGAGCAGGGAGGAGGTCATCAGGACGATACTAGAGGAGAGGCCACACGCAGTCGCGATAGAGCTCGACAGGGCACGCTTCCTGGGAATGGAGCGGAACGTCGAGCTGACGCTTGAAGATTCACTCAGAATGGGCAGGGCTGGATTGATAAACTACGCTTTGGCCAAGGTCGAAGAAAAGCTCGGCGAGACCTTCGGAATGGCACCCGGCGAGGAGATGAAGGCCGCGATAGAGTCGGCGAAGCTGTTGGGAATCCCGCTATACCTGATTGACGAGGACATCAGCGTAATCCTCTCCAAGATTTCCTCGGCACCCTTCAGGGAGAAGCTCCTCATGGCGCTCGAGGGTTTAAGCGTTTTCCTGCCCCTCGGAAAGGCCGAGATAGGCGACCCGATGGAGGAGTACAGGACGATGATGGTCGAGTTCAGGCGTCGCTACCCCTACCTCTACCGCGTCCTCGTCGAGGAGCGCAACGAGGTGATGGCGAGAAACCTGATGGCGATAGTGGACTCACTCCTCGCGCGGGGGATTAAACGGCCTAAAGTTATAGCCGTCGTCGGCCTCGGGCACAAGCCCGGCATCGAGAGGATTCTGAACGGACGTTACTTTTATATGGAGAAGTGAGGAAAATTTTCGGGGATTGGCCATGAGGGACAGGCTTGAGAAGATGCTGAACGTGGAAATACTCGACATTGAGGAGACCGACGATAAGATTATCGTCTACGTTCCCGCTGATAAGGTTAGAATCGCGGTCGGGAGCGGTGGTGCGGCCGTCAAAGCTGCCGAGCTCGTAATCGGCAAGAAGATTGAAGTCCGCGCCAAGGAATGAACCACCACCTCAGGTGATACCTTGGGGAAAGGTTAAATAAGTTAAAGCGGAGTTTCTTCGGTGGTGCTTATGGAGTACAAGAGACCCTTCGGCGTCAGGATTGATGAGAACGGAGTCATCCCCGGGGCGAAGAAGCTCGTTAGAAGGCTCAGCGACATGAGGGGCTACTTCTACGACGAGAAGGCCTACGAGGAGCTTCTCAAAGAGGACCCCGTTGTTTACGAGGTCTACGCGGTTGAGCAGGAGGAGAAGGACGGCGACCTCAACTTCGCGACGACAATACTCTATCCGGGCAAAGTTGGTAAGGAGTTCTTCTTCACTAAGGGCCACTTCCACGCGAAAGCGGACAGGGCCGAAATCTACTACGCCCTCAAGGGGAAGGGCGGAATGCTCCTCCAGACGCCGGAAGGGGAAGTTGAGTGGGTTCCAATGGAGCCGGGAACTGTCGTTTATGTTCCTCCATACTGGGCGCACAGGACGGTGAACACCGGCGACGAGCCTTTCATCTTCCTCGCGATATACCCGGCAGACGCGGGCCACGACTACGGCTCGATAAAGGAGAAGGGCTTCGCCAAGCTCGTCGTCGAGGAGAACGGCGAGGTCAAGCTGATAGACAACCCGCGCTGGAAGTGAGCGAAACCCTTATTAGGTTTCTCCTCTTTTTCACTCTCGGTGATACATAATGTGGGACGGGCTTTACGCTTCTGCCTTCGAGAGGGTTAGGGCTAAGGTAGGCAACGTTAAGGGCGTTCTCCTGGCCTACAACACCAACATCGACGCCATCAAATACCTCAAAAAGAGCGACCTCGAGGCGAGGGTTGAAAAGGCTGGAAAGGAAGAAGTCCTCCGCTACTCCGAGGAACTGCCCGAGAAGATAACGAGCGTTCCCCAGTTGCTCGGCTCAATCCTCTGGAGCGTCAGGAGGGGCAAGGCGGCTGAGCTGTTCGTCGAGAGCTGTCCCGTCCGCTTCTACATGAGGCGCTGGGGCTGGGACGAGCTCAGGATGGGCGGTCAGGTCGGCATAATGGCCAACCTCCTCGGGGGAGTTTACGGGATTCCTGTTGTGGCGCACGTTCCCCAGCTCTCGAAGCTCCAGGCGGGCCTCTTCAAGGACGGGCCGATTTACGTGCCCAAGGTCGAAAACGGTGAGCTCAGGCTCGTCCACCCGAGGGACTTCGATGGCGACGAGGAGAGCTGCATACATTTCATCTACGAGTTTCCCAGGGGCTTCAGGGTTCTTGACTTCGAGGCCCCGCGCGAAAACCGCTTCATAGGTGCCGCCGACGACTACAACACCACCCTCTTCATCCGCGACGAGTTCAGGGAGCACTTTGACGAGATTGCATCCGGCGTCAGCCTCGCGGTAATCAGCGGGCTTCAGGCCCTGACCAAGGACAACTACCGTGAGCCCTTTGAGACGATAAGGGAGCACCTGAAGGTTCTCAACGAGAAGAACATTCCCGCCCACCTCGAGTTCGCCTTTACTCCGGACGAAACCGTTCGGAAGGCCATCCTCGACCTGCTTCCCGCTTTCTGGAGCGTCGGCCTGAACGAGGTCGAGCTGGCCTCGATAATGGAAGTGATGGGCGAGAAGAATTTGGCGGAAAAGCTCCTCGCAAACGACCCCGTTGACCCGATTGCGGTCACCGAAGCGATGCTCAAGCTGGCTGAGCTCGGCGTTAAGAGGATTCACTTCCACACCTACGGCTACTACCTCGCGCTGACCGCTTACAGGGGCGAGTTCATTCGCGATGCGCTGCTCTTCGCGGCTTTAGCGGCGGCGGCGAAGGCCAAGCTCGGCGACGTTCCCTCGATAGACGAGATAGTCAGGGCCATGGACGTGCCCGTGAACGAGAGGGCAAAACCTGTCGAGAAAGCCCTTGCCAGTGAGTACGGGATGAGAAACGGCATAGCTGAGGTCAACGGTTATCAGCTCGCCTTCGTTCCGACCAAGATAGTGGCCAAACCGAAGTCAACCGTCGGCATAGGCGACACCATATCGAGCTCGGCCTTCGTCGGGGAGTTCGCCCTCCGCTGAGGACAAGTTTTTAATCTTTTTCCCTTAAATATTTCCTGAATTCAAACTTTTGGAGGTGATGCTTTGCTACTTGAGGCGCCGGTTTATAAGGAGCTCTTCGGGGCGGTTGAAATATACGAGGTTCAGAAGGTCATAAAGCTGGACAGCGAGACGAGGGACGTTGGAACCTTCACCGTCAGGAACGTTCCCAGGGAGGACATCTACCGAATCCTCGAGGATATAGCGATAGTAGTCCCGATGAAGGACGAGAAGCTTCAGCTCGTCGACGGCGTGCTCAAGGCCATTCCGCACCAGTGCCCGATAATAATCGTCTCGAACAGCAAGCGGGAGGGGCCGAACCTCTTCAAGCAGGAGGTGGATTTGGTAAAACACTTCTACAACCTCACGCGCTCGCGGATAATAATGGTCCACCAGAAGGACCCGGGCCTGGCCAAGGCCTTCAAAAAGACGGGCTACACAGGGATACTCGACGGCGACTCGGTGAGGAGCGGTAAGGGGGAGGGCATGCTAATCGGCCTGCTCCTCGCGAAAGCCATTGGCGCGAAATACGTTGGCTTCGTCGATGCCGACAACTACATTCCAGGCTCCGTGAACGAGTACGTCAAGGACTACGCCGCTGGTTTTCTCATGAGCGAGAGCGACTACACGATGGTCAGGCTGAGCTGGCGCCACAAGCCCAAGGTGACGACGAAGGGGCTCTACTTCAAGAAGTGGGGGCGCGTAAGCGAGATAACCAACCGCTACATGAACGAGCTCTTTGGGGTCGCCACCAACTTCGAGACCAACATCATAGCGACGGGAAACGCCGGCGAGCACGCGATGAGCATAAAGCTCGCGGAGATAATGCCCTTTGCAACGGGCTACGCCATAGAGCCCTACGAGCTGGTCTACCTCTTCGAGACCTTCGGAAGGTGGGGTAAAGGTAAGGAAGAGGTCTACGACCAGGGCGTTGAGGTCTTCCAGATTGAGACCCTTAATCCCCACCTCCACGAAGACAAGGGGCAGGAGCACGTGAAGGACATGATTCTAAGCTCCCTCGGGACGATATACCACTCTGAACTCGCCACCGAGAGCCTAAAGAGGAGAATCCTTGAAGAGCTCCGCATTCACGGCCTCCTCGGCGAGAACGAGGAACCCCCGAAGCCCAAAGTTATGCCCCCCGTTGAGGGAGTGGACGTGAGCGAGTGGATGAAAACCCTCGAGGACGAGGCTGAGACGCTCCTCGAGTTCGAGGTGTGAGCGTTGATTCGGGTCATCTTCCTCGACCTCGACGGAACCCTCCTGGGAAGCGATTACTCGCCCGAAGGGGCCCGTCCCGTCATTGGGGAGCTCCTGAGGCGGGGCTACGAGGTCGTTGTGAACACCTCAAAGACCCGCTTTGAAGTCGAGTACTACCTGAGAGCCTGGAACCTTGAGAAGCCCTTCGTGGTTGAAAACGGGAGCGCGGTCTACGTTCCGGTCAACTACCTCCCTCCCAAGGTCGTCGGTGAGTTCGGGGTGAAACGCGGAAAGTACCGCGTGATTGAGCTCGGGAGGCCCTATTCAGAGATAAAGCGCGCGCTCGACGAACTGTCCCCTGAGTACGGGCTCAAGTACTACGGCAACTCAACCCTCGACGAGGTTAAGGCCTTCACGGGCCTGCCAGAGGAGCTCGCAGAGCTCGCGATGAAGCGCGAATACAGCGAGACGGTATTCAGGTGGGCAAAAAATGGGTTCGAGGCGGAGCTTGAAAAGATTGGATTTAGAGTAAGCATGGGGACGAGGTTCCTGAACGTCACCGGCAACACAGACAAGGGTAAGGGGGCCAGTGCTCTCCTCGAACTCTACTCTCTCCTCGGCGGGGTTGAGAGCTACGCGCTTGGGGACGGCGAGAACGACTTTCCCCTGTTTGAGGTCGTTGATAACGCTTTCATAGTTGGGAACCTCTCCCACCCAAAGGCTAAGCATATAAGCTCGATTGAAGAACTCCTGGGGGTGATACCGTGAAAACCGTAATCCTTGCGGGAGGAAAGGGAACGAGGCTGTGGCCCCTGAGCAGGGAGCTGATGCCAAAGCAGTTCGTCCGCTTCCTCGACGATAGGAGCCTCTTCCAGAAGACCGTTGAGAGGGCACTTCTCTTCTCAAAGCCGAGCGAGATATTCATTGTAACAAACAGAAACTACCGCTTCCGCGTTCTGGACGACTTAAGGGAGCTGGGCGTTGAAATCCCCGAGGACAACATCCTCCTTGAACCGAGCGCCAGGAACACCCTGCCGGCCATCCTCTGGGCGACGCTCAGGATAGAGGAGGAGTTTGGGAACTCGGTCGTTGCGGTTTTACCAAGCGACCACCTCATAGAGGTCAACGAGGCCTACGAGAGGGCCTTTGAGAACGCTGAGAGGCTGGCTAAAAACCACCTCGTCACCTTCGGAATCAAGCCGACCAGACCACACACGGGCTACGGCTACATAAAGCCGGGCGAGAAGATTGAAGAGAACGGAAGGATAATCGGATACACGGTTTCAGAGTTCAAGGAGAAGCCCGACCTCGAGACGGCAAAGCGCTACGTCGAAAGCGGTTACTACTGGAACAGCGGGATGTTCGCGTTCTCAAGCTCGCTTTTCATTGAGGAGGTTCAGAAGCACGCCTCCGACGTCTGGGAGGCCTTTGAGGAGAGCGGTGACATAGAGGAGGCCTACAACCGCGTCCCGGAGATAAGCATAGACTACGGCGTCATGGAGAAGACAGACAAAGCGGCAGTCGTTCCCCTCAACACGAAGTGGAGCGACCTTGGAAGCTTCGACGCCATCTACGAGGTCCTTGAGAAGGACTCCGACGGGAACGCGGTCAGGGTTCGCGGAAAGAAGGGCTACCACGTCGGCGTCAATTCAAGGAACAATCTCATAATGACCGAGAGGCTCACCGCGACTGTTGGCGTTGAGGACTTGATAATCATAGACACTGGTGATGCATTGCTCGTGGCGAAAAAGGGCGAGAGCCAGCGCGTCAAGGAGGTCTACAAGGCACTTAAGGAGCTCGGCGACGAGCGCGTCATCGTCCACAGAACAGCTTACCGGCCCTGGGGAAGCTACACAGTGCTTGAAGAAGGCGACCGCTACAAGATAAAGCGCCTGACCGTTCTGCCGGGCAAGAAGCTCTCCCTCCAGATGCATTACCACCGCTCCGAGCACTGGGTCGTGGTCAGGGGAACCGCCAAGGTCATCGTCGGGGATAGGGAGATACTCCTCCGGCCCGGGGAGAGCACGTTCATTCCCGCTGGCGTTAAGCACCGCCTTGAGAACCCGGGAAAGGTCGTTCTGGAGGTCATAGAGACCCAGATTGGTGAGTACCTCGGCGAGGACGACATAGTTCGCTTTGACGACGAGTTCGGGAGGGTCTGAGATGGGAAAGCTGTTCGGAACCTTCGGCGTCCGCGGGATAGCCAACGAGAAGATAACGCCCGAGTTCGCGCTCAAGATGGGCATGGCCTTCGGGACGATGCTCAAGCGCGAGGGAAGGAAGAAACCGCTGGTCGTCGTCGGCAGGGACACGAGGGTGAGCGGTGAGATGCTGAAGAACGCGCTCATCAGCGGACTCCTCAGTGTCGGCTGTGACGTCATCGACGTGGGAATAGCACCCACTCCTGCAATACAGTGGGCCACCAACCACTTCAAGGCCGACGGCGGGGCGGTTATTACGGCCAGCCACAATCCACCGGAGTACAACGGCATAAAGCTCCTCGAGCCAAATGGAATGGGCCTCAAGAAGGAGCGCGAAGCGGTCGTTGAGGAAATATTCTTTGCCGAGGACTTCGACAGGGCGAAGTGGGACGAGATTGGTGAGGTTCGCGAGGAGGACATCATCAAGCCCTACATCGAGGCGATAAAGAGCAGGGTGGACGTTGAGGCAATCAGGAAGAGAAGGCCCTTCGTTGTCGTTGACACCTCCAACGGCGCCGGTTCTCTAACACTCCCGTATCTCCTGCGGGAGCTCGGCTGTAAAGTTGTGAGCGTCAACGCCCACCCGGACGGCCACTTCCCGGCCAGAAACCCGGAGCCGAACGAGGAGAACCTCAAGGACTTCATGAAGATTGTTAAGGCCCTCGGTGCCGACTTCGGCGTTGCCCAGGACGGCGACGCGGACAGGGCGGTGTTCATAGACGAGAACGGGCGCTTCATCCAGGGTGACAAGACCTTCGCCCTCGTTGCCGATGCGGTTCTCAGGGAAAACGGCGGCGGTCTGCTCGTGACAACGATAGCGACCTCGAACCTGCTCGATGACATTGCGAAGAAGAACAACGCGAAGGTTATGCGCACGAAGGTTGGAGACCTCATCGTCGCGAGGGCTTTGCTTGAGCACAACGGAACCATCGGCGGCGAGGAGAACGGTGGCGTCATCTTCCCTGACTTCGTCCTCGGAAGGGACGGGGCGATGACGACTGCAAAGATAGTCGAGATTTTCGCGAAGAGCGGAAAGAAGTTCAGCGAGCTGATTGATGAGCTGCCGAAGTACTACCAGTTCAAGACGAAAAGGAAAGTTGAAGGCGACAGGAAGGCGATAGTTGCCAAGGTTGCCGAGCTCGCTAGGGCGAGGGGTTACGAGATAGACACCACCGACGGGACGAAGATACTCTTCCCCGACGGTTGGGTTCTGGTTAGGGCCAGCGGAACCGAGCCGATAATAAGGATTTTCAGCGAAGCGAAGAGCGAGGAGAAGGCCAGGGAGTACCTTGAGCTCGGGTTGAAGTTGCTGGAGGAAGCCCTCTAAGGTATTTTCTTTTTATTAACAGTTTTCTGCAGGAGTTGTTCTTAGCTCTTATATCTAACAGTTGGGATTATTTAGATGTTTGAACCAAAACCCTTTAATTATAATTCTCTGTAAGAATTCATGTCTAATGCTTAATAAGATAGCAACTAATCTGTTGTGATTGGTCAGGGACGTTGGCAATCGGCCCCAATACGTTGCACGTGGAGGTGTTTGAATGAAGAAATCAAGCGGAAGGCGTTTTCTCCTGTTTATATTTGTGTCCATTTTAGCCTTGATTTTTGTACCGAGCACTGCTTCCCTTTCCGAAACATCGGCCCCTTACTGGTTTCATCAGGGCTCGTTCGTTGAGTATAAAGCCGTTAGCTATCATCGCAACGGTGGAGGATTTGTTTTCAATGCAAGCGGAGTCCCTGTGTCCGTAACCGGTCCAAATATAACCGTGATTTTCAAGGTACTTAACGTAACCGGAGATATTGCGAGGGTGAAGGTTATTCTATCCGTGAGTACAGGCAATGTAACATTTGCGCCCGTTACGGTGTTTTATCCGGCCAATGGGACTTTCAAACCCTTCTGGAATGCGAGCGATGTCATCAATGTGACGAGAATGTCCAACAATTTAACAAGAGTCGTACTCAAGTCCCTTACCGTGGGTGGGGAATACGAGATAAAACTCAGCGCTGGATGGGTGTATGACCTCCACGGAAACCCTTACGGCCATACGGTTCTATGGGATGGATTCACTAAAAACGAAACGTTTGCGTTATACTATGGTAAGAGAGTGGTTATAACCGAGGTTAAAATAATTAATGCGACCCTAAATACTTACTATTCGAGCTTTCCAAAGCCCAACCTCTTGGTTCACAGCACTCGTGTTGTGGCACCCGATGGACAGATTTCGTTTTTTGATGCCTTTTATAGCCCTGGCTACAGAATATGTCTGTCTTTCATAATGGACCCGATACCAGATTTTCATGCCGTCGGTATCTACGGCTTTATGTGGACGGACGATAGAGCGCTGGCTATAGATAAGAAACTGAACTTGAACTATAAAATAGTCAACGGAGTCTGGCCACAGGGGGTTATACTGGCCAATGTCACTCTGGGGGAATCCACGACTCCAGTGGTGTCACCTCCCGAACCATCAAAAGCCAGGTATCTCCTGCCCATCGCTGTCGGAATAGCGGTGGTTGCTGGGGTTGTAACATACCGTAGGGGGCGGTAAAATGGGTAGAAGGATAACCCTACTTTCTTGGGAGTTGAACGACCCTATACGGGTTCTGATAACCACTTTGGGGATTCTCGTGACTGGCTATATCTTCCAGCATAGCCTTCTTACCAGCACCGGGGAGATTGGAACTGTCTCGACTTCTGTAAATGGGCTTAACTCAATGAGCGGTTTTGTGATAGCCCGCGCCATAACCTCGGAAGATTTCTGGATTATCGCCACATTCTTCATCGCGATGCTGGTGACGTTGACGTTTCGTGCGGGTATAGAGGGTAGGTATGAATTAACAACATACTCGCTCCCGTATTCCAAGTCAGAGATTTTTGCCGTGAAACTGCTGGTCTCCTTTTTACTGTCCCTCCTGGTCGTGTTTGTCCCGTTCTTTGTTCTGGTCTCCATTAACTTTGCAGAAACACCCAAGTTCGTTCTCTCCCTCTTTACGGGGGAGCGCTTTATGGCCCTGTTGATTGTGGTTTTTATGGCAATTTTCTACATCCTTTCACTAACGCTGTTTTTGTCGGTGACTTTGAGAAACATGTTTGCGGTGCTCGTTTTTGCGTTCCCGCTCCTCGTTATCCCTTACTTCGTGACCGCGAATCTTCCACCGGGGAACCTCCTCCGGGAAACGGCCGTAAGCATATCGACTGGTGAATACTTCACACTCTCACAATTTCTCCTTCAACCGCGCTTTGTGGTAGGGGGCCTTGTCGTGCCCCTTATGCTTACGTTGGTGTCCTTCGTGATAATCCTATGGAGGGACGTTAGATGAGGCATCGCATGATAGTTTCTCTGGTGTTTGTCCTTGGGATTCTCTTCCTCCTCCCGGTAATTGAGTTTTCGCAGATTCACAAAACGGTATGGCCGGGGGGCGTTTACCCTGTTTCTGGTAGCGGGGGAGCGCAGTTTAACTCCCCCGGATGGGCAATGCTTAACCTGACCTGTAACGGTAAGAGTGGACGTGTGGTAGTGGAGGACGATGTAACCGGCCGTGTCCTGTTGAACTCCACTGTCCTGGGTCACGCTCAGTTCGAGATAGTCCTTCCCCACGCCGGTGATTACAGTATCTACGGTTCAAACAACAATGAGTCTCTTGTCTGCACTGACCAGGTCTGGAAGCCCTACGCAACCACGACTGTCCAAGACGTTTCATATCTGGGTTCCTCGGTGATGTTTTTACTTTTTGCAATATTGTTAGTAATGTCGCGTTAATATCGATAGATAGTTGAACCAAAATCGCTAAATATAATTACGACAACAGTGCATAATGCAACTTCAATATGGGTGGAGTCTCAGCCCATGCAGGAAAATGGACGTTGGTATGTTGGAATAGACCTTATTCCAATATGTTGGGTACAGCAATGAAGTAACAGTTGCTTCCGTCGGTATTTCACCGGAGGGCGTATAACTACAGGAGGAATGCTTAATGAAGAAGGGCGTATTCCCTCTCCTGATTTTGCTTTTCTTCCTTTTCCCGGCGTCCTTCGCAACTGCGACTCCATACTGGGTTAAACCGGGTTCTCAACTGGTGTACTTTGCTAACGGAACAACATCCAATGCCTATGGTGGTGGGGCATATTATCAAAGGGATGGCTGTGTTGCTAACGTTGGTTTCCAGAGTGCGTATGTTGTTTTTAAAGTCGTTAACCTATCCAATAATTGGGTGACTGTTAATGTTACCGTCGTATTCTACGGGGACAAGTCCCTTAAATGGCCGTTCTCGGAGGTTTATGCGTATTACCCCGCAACATGTGCCCCTCCATTTCCTAATCCTCTTAATACTACCCCCTATTCCCGCAATAATGTTTCGCTTAAATGGTCTGACTACGGGACTAAGCTGGTTCTCCACGGGACTTACAGGGTATACCTTCCCACTGGCATAGTGTATTCAACTGATGGCCGTGCCTATGGGCACACGATACTATTTGACTTGTATCCCGTTTCTAATAACAGCTACGTGTTTCTCGATAGAAAGCGTCTCTCCTTTAGCGAAGTCCGTATTCTGAACTCGACGACGTATGTGACGTATTACCGTAACTTTACTGGGCCAAACGTCCTCCTCATGAGTGAACCAACTAACTTTACCGACCCAAGTGGGGCAATTGCATTTCTGAGAACACTTGCCGTATTTAATCCCGGCAACGACATAACACTGGGCTTCATGGGTGTCGTTCCAGACCTTGAGGCGTCTCTCGGAATCAGTGTTGTTACAGTGCTGGATAACATGGCCAAGCGTCAAAAACCCAAGTTCTCCGGAGAGGAACTACAGAGGGCCGTTGCTCCCGGACTCATCCTGTATAATGTTAGCATTCCCAAAAGTCCGAATTCAGAAACTCCGCCTTCCGTTCAACTCGCAGTGGCTCCCGCTCTTTCCAAGGTATGGGCTGTTAGTGCGGTTGTTGCTATCGTATTCCTCATCGGTGTTTTCGCATTAAAGAGGGGGTGAGCCTATGAATAAGTTTCGGACATTACTCGCCTGGGAACTTAGCGACTCTTTGAGATTGATAATTTTCCTTCTTGGAATTCCCTCTCTAACTTATCTTCTGGC
This genomic interval carries:
- a CDS encoding ADP-specific glucokinase — its product is MWDGLYASAFERVRAKVGNVKGVLLAYNTNIDAIKYLKKSDLEARVEKAGKEEVLRYSEELPEKITSVPQLLGSILWSVRRGKAAELFVESCPVRFYMRRWGWDELRMGGQVGIMANLLGGVYGIPVVAHVPQLSKLQAGLFKDGPIYVPKVENGELRLVHPRDFDGDEESCIHFIYEFPRGFRVLDFEAPRENRFIGAADDYNTTLFIRDEFREHFDEIASGVSLAVISGLQALTKDNYREPFETIREHLKVLNEKNIPAHLEFAFTPDETVRKAILDLLPAFWSVGLNEVELASIMEVMGEKNLAEKLLANDPVDPIAVTEAMLKLAELGVKRIHFHTYGYYLALTAYRGEFIRDALLFAALAAAAKAKLGDVPSIDEIVRAMDVPVNERAKPVEKALASEYGMRNGIAEVNGYQLAFVPTKIVAKPKSTVGIGDTISSSAFVGEFALR
- a CDS encoding TraB domain-containing protein yields the protein MNYLRYVKLIGTMHVSPRSREEVIRTILEERPHAVAIELDRARFLGMERNVELTLEDSLRMGRAGLINYALAKVEEKLGETFGMAPGEEMKAAIESAKLLGIPLYLIDEDISVILSKISSAPFREKLLMALEGLSVFLPLGKAEIGDPMEEYRTMMVEFRRRYPYLYRVLVEERNEVMARNLMAIVDSLLARGIKRPKVIAVVGLGHKPGIERILNGRYFYMEK
- a CDS encoding KH domain-containing protein yields the protein MRDRLEKMLNVEILDIEETDDKIIVYVPADKVRIAVGSGGAAVKAAELVIGKKIEVRAKE
- a CDS encoding ribonuclease Z; translation: MLQVIFLGTGGIMPTRERNVPAVALRYKGEVILFDVGEGTIRQMNTAKLSPMKVEKIFITHFHGDHYLGLGGLIQTMNLWNREKPLHIYGPKYTFEFVQNFINSGFFRPVFDIHVHELGETRLKFGDYEIWSFKVEHGIPALGYVFKEKDKRGKFLPEKLKQYGLKPGPMLGKLEREGQIEWNGRIIRLEDVTGPRRRGVKIVYTGDTEPAERVRLFSERADLLIHDATYLSDEDRGDSYHSTVKEACETAKSSKVKLLALFHRAFRYTYDEYLREASKICREFGVNFVVPRDFDVLTYKSGEWQLQSLLEGGR
- a CDS encoding tetratricopeptide repeat protein, with amino-acid sequence MEEIMKAIEEKNCEKLRRVLYYKVDDLSDEELKEVLEKAEKLAKECKDWELYKLVLYYYHEILNEDKISEFEKLAKESDDFELKFHLADLYYLIGELEKSLELFRALLEEEVAKGNIEHAARIYYSMAMIHEELQEYEKALELIEKAEELYRELGDERELLRIEIHRGYITFEAGDTYKGKAIIAGVLPKVLNDNELLVEAHLSFEEIFEEEENYDAALQECLYALIRARGTDYEDIAFGSLMDVLWQLFLDDDFETVYLNIDMFINAFPDMKDFFEAVKALALFKDGKIDEEEAKKAIEKVKDPRLLEMLEFLGEAEL
- the mpgS gene encoding mannosyl-3-phosphoglycerate synthase codes for the protein MLLEAPVYKELFGAVEIYEVQKVIKLDSETRDVGTFTVRNVPREDIYRILEDIAIVVPMKDEKLQLVDGVLKAIPHQCPIIIVSNSKREGPNLFKQEVDLVKHFYNLTRSRIIMVHQKDPGLAKAFKKTGYTGILDGDSVRSGKGEGMLIGLLLAKAIGAKYVGFVDADNYIPGSVNEYVKDYAAGFLMSESDYTMVRLSWRHKPKVTTKGLYFKKWGRVSEITNRYMNELFGVATNFETNIIATGNAGEHAMSIKLAEIMPFATGYAIEPYELVYLFETFGRWGKGKEEVYDQGVEVFQIETLNPHLHEDKGQEHVKDMILSSLGTIYHSELATESLKRRILEELRIHGLLGENEEPPKPKVMPPVEGVDVSEWMKTLEDEAETLLEFEV
- the pgiA gene encoding glucose-6-phosphate isomerase; this encodes MEYKRPFGVRIDENGVIPGAKKLVRRLSDMRGYFYDEKAYEELLKEDPVVYEVYAVEQEEKDGDLNFATTILYPGKVGKEFFFTKGHFHAKADRAEIYYALKGKGGMLLQTPEGEVEWVPMEPGTVVYVPPYWAHRTVNTGDEPFIFLAIYPADAGHDYGSIKEKGFAKLVVEENGEVKLIDNPRWK
- the mpgP gene encoding mannosyl-3-phosphoglycerate phosphatase; this translates as MIRVIFLDLDGTLLGSDYSPEGARPVIGELLRRGYEVVVNTSKTRFEVEYYLRAWNLEKPFVVENGSAVYVPVNYLPPKVVGEFGVKRGKYRVIELGRPYSEIKRALDELSPEYGLKYYGNSTLDEVKAFTGLPEELAELAMKREYSETVFRWAKNGFEAELEKIGFRVSMGTRFLNVTGNTDKGKGASALLELYSLLGGVESYALGDGENDFPLFEVVDNAFIVGNLSHPKAKHISSIEELLGVIP